One genomic segment of Microbacterium sp. ProA8 includes these proteins:
- a CDS encoding class E sortase: MDEAVSDPGRAARRGRTPQRRTSVVGVIGEVLITAGVIVLLYVVWQLWVGDLIYGAERNAEGTELSQEWAEQYEQEAPVAAPTPDAAAPVEPVTAPPPVLQEPADAQEFAVMRIPRFGDDYAVPMAGGVTRARTLDTIGIGHYPGTSMPGEPGNFALAAHRTTFGAPFNRIAELRVGDAIVVETQEGWYTYRFRTLQYVRPDEVEVLLPVPQAMDVPAGTAYITLTSCSPKLSMTERIVAYGVFESFTPRAAGQLPPSLQAVA, from the coding sequence GTGGATGAAGCCGTGTCCGACCCGGGGCGCGCCGCGCGCAGGGGACGTACGCCGCAGCGGCGCACGTCGGTCGTCGGCGTCATCGGCGAGGTGCTCATCACCGCCGGCGTCATCGTCCTCCTCTATGTGGTCTGGCAGCTGTGGGTCGGCGATCTGATCTACGGCGCCGAGCGCAACGCCGAGGGCACGGAGCTGTCGCAGGAGTGGGCCGAGCAGTACGAGCAGGAGGCCCCGGTCGCGGCGCCGACCCCCGATGCCGCGGCGCCGGTGGAGCCTGTCACCGCGCCGCCGCCCGTGCTGCAGGAGCCTGCCGACGCGCAGGAGTTCGCGGTCATGCGCATCCCCCGCTTCGGCGACGACTACGCGGTGCCGATGGCGGGCGGCGTGACGCGTGCGCGCACCCTCGACACGATCGGGATCGGCCATTACCCGGGCACCAGCATGCCCGGCGAGCCGGGCAACTTCGCCCTCGCCGCACATCGCACCACGTTCGGCGCTCCGTTCAACCGCATCGCCGAACTGCGCGTCGGCGACGCCATCGTGGTGGAGACGCAAGAGGGCTGGTACACGTACCGCTTCCGCACGCTGCAGTACGTCCGCCCGGACGAGGTCGAGGTGCTCCTGCCCGTCCCGCAGGCGATGGACGTCCCCGCGGGCACCGCGTACATCACCTTGACCAGCTGCAGCCCGAAGCTGTCGATGACGGAGCGCATCGTCGCCTACGGGGTGTTCGAGTCGTTCACTCCGCGCGCCGCCGGTCAGCTGCCGCCGTCCCTCCAGGCGGTGGCCTGA
- a CDS encoding penicillin-binding transpeptidase domain-containing protein → MTKELRRLSILMLVMFLALFASTSWIQVIQTDELAANSANRRALYDSFEVQRGSIIASGSAIASSVPSDDVYSWQRVYTDADMWAPVTGYINPALGPGSVTGIEQAMNQELSGTAGSQFFSRVERIFTGQPPRGSNVVLSLDADVQRAAYEALGDLQGGIIAIEPATGRVLAMVTSPSFDTNVLASHATDDVNAAYDALVADPGKPLSNRAIAGDLNPPGSTFKLVVASAALASGDYTPESTLPNPATYQLPQSSSIVHNASGGTCGGGDTVTLADALRLSCNIPFAELAVELGDTAIREEAEKYGFNESVEIPLLSTPSGYPRTIQDDAQTALSGFGQGQVTATPLQMAMVSAGIANGGMVMNPRMVDRVIGPDLSVQKTFDDSEFGRALDGSLADELVAMMVANVSDGAASGARIDGVDVAGKTGTAENTGDEPYTLWFTGFAPAQNPEVAVAVVVEDGGRQGQSGSGNTIAAPIAKKVMEAVLGK, encoded by the coding sequence ATGACGAAGGAACTGCGGCGGCTCAGCATCCTGATGCTGGTCATGTTCCTCGCGCTGTTCGCGTCGACGAGCTGGATCCAGGTGATCCAGACCGACGAGCTCGCGGCCAACTCCGCCAACCGCCGGGCGCTGTACGACTCGTTCGAGGTGCAGCGCGGCTCGATCATCGCGAGCGGCTCGGCCATCGCGTCGTCGGTGCCGTCGGACGACGTCTACAGCTGGCAGCGGGTGTACACGGATGCCGACATGTGGGCGCCCGTGACCGGCTACATCAACCCCGCACTCGGCCCCGGCTCGGTGACCGGGATCGAGCAGGCGATGAACCAGGAGCTCAGCGGCACGGCGGGATCGCAGTTCTTCTCGCGCGTCGAGCGGATCTTCACCGGACAGCCGCCGCGGGGCTCGAACGTGGTGCTGTCGCTGGATGCCGACGTGCAGCGCGCCGCCTACGAGGCGCTCGGCGACCTGCAGGGCGGCATCATCGCGATCGAGCCGGCCACCGGCCGCGTCCTCGCGATGGTCACCAGCCCGAGCTTCGACACCAACGTGCTCGCGTCGCACGCGACCGACGACGTGAATGCGGCGTACGACGCCCTCGTGGCCGATCCCGGCAAGCCGCTGTCGAACCGTGCCATCGCCGGGGATCTGAATCCGCCCGGCTCGACCTTCAAGCTCGTGGTCGCCTCGGCCGCGCTCGCCTCCGGCGACTACACGCCCGAGTCGACGCTGCCGAACCCCGCGACCTACCAGCTGCCGCAGTCCAGCAGCATCGTCCACAACGCCAGCGGCGGCACGTGCGGCGGCGGCGACACGGTGACCCTCGCGGACGCGCTGCGGCTGAGCTGCAACATCCCCTTCGCCGAGCTGGCGGTGGAACTCGGCGACACGGCGATCCGCGAAGAGGCCGAGAAGTACGGCTTCAACGAGTCTGTCGAGATCCCGCTCCTGTCGACGCCCTCGGGCTACCCGCGGACGATCCAGGACGACGCCCAGACCGCGCTCAGCGGGTTCGGCCAGGGGCAGGTGACGGCGACACCGCTGCAGATGGCGATGGTGTCGGCCGGCATCGCGAACGGTGGAATGGTCATGAATCCCCGCATGGTTGACCGCGTGATCGGCCCGGACCTGTCGGTCCAGAAGACCTTCGACGACAGTGAGTTCGGGCGGGCGCTCGACGGCAGCCTCGCGGACGAGCTGGTCGCCATGATGGTGGCCAATGTCAGTGACGGTGCTGCGTCGGGTGCAAGAATAGACGGGGTCGACGTGGCCGGTAAGACCGGTACCGCGGAGAACACCGGCGACGAGCCGTATACCCTCTGGTTCACAGGGTTCGCCCCGGCCCAGAATCCCGAAGTCGCGGTCGCAGTGGTCGTGGAGGACGGCGGCAGGCAAGGACAATCGGGAAGCGGCAACACCATCGCCGCTCCTATCGCGAAGAAGGTCATGGAGGCGGTGCTGGGCAAATGA
- a CDS encoding FtsW/RodA/SpoVE family cell cycle protein: protein MSAPTSTPTDAVSADTAVVRALRRIRVPQTQRNRELALLVFAFAINGSAIALVQLGALGAIDWTFLVYCGGLTALVIALHILLRLRARAADPFVVPIATLLTGLGLAMIYRLDLQWERHGWEAYSTRQLAWAAIALIAAILVVMFLHNYRVLFRYTYIFGFVGIVLLVLPVIPGLSGGGNADVWVDLGFFTFQPGELAKIALAIFFAGYLVRTRESLTSTGTRFLGMTWPRARELGPLLVIWLISLGIIVLQRDLGTGVLIFGMFVAMLYVATGKTSWVLIGVVLAVSGAFLASRILPYVGARFTNWLDAFNPELMDNSSFQLVNGIFGMANGGLLGTGLGQGRPYLTPVAESDYILPALGEELGLIGVFAILCLYMVFTSRGIRIGLAGQDDFGKLLATGLSFTIALQVFIMVGGVTRLIPLTGLTTPFLAAGGSSLVANWIIVALLLRISDAVRSRPRVVIG from the coding sequence ATGAGCGCCCCCACGAGCACGCCGACGGACGCCGTCTCGGCCGACACCGCGGTGGTGCGGGCGCTGCGCCGCATCCGCGTGCCGCAGACGCAGCGCAACCGCGAACTGGCCCTGCTGGTCTTCGCGTTCGCGATCAACGGCTCAGCCATCGCGCTCGTCCAGCTCGGTGCGCTCGGCGCCATCGACTGGACCTTCCTGGTCTACTGCGGCGGCCTCACCGCCCTCGTGATCGCGCTGCACATCCTGCTGCGCCTGCGCGCCCGCGCCGCCGATCCGTTCGTCGTGCCCATCGCCACGCTCCTCACCGGGCTGGGCCTCGCCATGATCTACCGGCTCGACCTCCAGTGGGAGCGCCACGGCTGGGAGGCGTACTCGACGCGGCAGCTCGCCTGGGCGGCCATCGCCCTGATCGCGGCGATCCTCGTGGTGATGTTCCTGCACAACTACCGCGTGCTGTTCCGCTACACGTACATCTTCGGTTTCGTCGGCATCGTGCTTCTGGTGCTTCCGGTGATCCCCGGGCTGAGCGGCGGCGGCAACGCCGACGTGTGGGTCGACCTCGGCTTCTTCACGTTCCAGCCGGGCGAGCTCGCCAAGATCGCCCTCGCGATCTTCTTCGCCGGGTACCTCGTGCGCACCCGCGAGAGCCTCACATCGACCGGCACCCGGTTCCTCGGCATGACCTGGCCGCGCGCACGCGAGCTGGGCCCGCTGCTGGTGATCTGGCTCATCTCGCTCGGCATCATCGTGCTGCAGCGCGACCTGGGCACCGGTGTGCTCATCTTCGGCATGTTCGTCGCCATGCTCTACGTCGCGACGGGCAAGACCAGCTGGGTGCTCATCGGCGTGGTGCTCGCCGTGTCGGGTGCCTTCCTCGCGTCGCGGATCCTCCCGTACGTGGGCGCGCGGTTCACGAACTGGCTGGATGCCTTCAACCCCGAGCTGATGGACAACTCCAGCTTCCAGCTGGTCAACGGCATCTTCGGCATGGCCAACGGCGGCCTGCTGGGCACCGGGCTCGGACAGGGGCGGCCGTACCTGACGCCCGTCGCAGAGAGCGACTACATCCTGCCGGCGCTCGGCGAGGAGCTCGGCCTCATCGGCGTGTTCGCCATCCTCTGCCTGTACATGGTCTTCACGAGCCGCGGCATCCGCATCGGCCTGGCCGGGCAGGACGACTTCGGAAAGCTGCTCGCGACCGGCCTGTCGTTCACGATCGCGCTGCAGGTGTTCATCATGGTCGGCGGCGTCACCCGCCTGATCCCCCTGACCGGCCTCACGACGCCGTTCCTCGCGGCGGGCGGTTCGTCGCTCGTGGCGAACTGGATCATCGTGGCGCTGCTGCTGCGGATCTCGGACGCCGTGCGCAGCCGGCCCCGGGTGGTGATCGGCTGA
- a CDS encoding rhomboid family intramembrane serine protease, protein MTTDEFQRNRENFCYRHPDRQSFVLCQRCLRTICPECQTPAAVGVVCPECLRDQQKAQSPAQRKAERQWSRPRAVAASSGRPIVTYALIGITVFVYLLQLIPGFGDTVTRALMFTPAYLYPGWFGVFEPWRLITVLFVHDSNGIWHVALNMLALWMLGRSLEPLLGRGRFLTLYLLSGLGGSVAVVLLGFDTFVVGASGAIYGLFGALLIIGRHIGANITGIAVVLGINLVITFLPLLYGGGVRVSWQAHLGGLLVGLLVAFIFTRTRAVRQRRLQIGLLVAVGAGLVALLFVPVLFPPLILG, encoded by the coding sequence GTGACCACCGACGAATTCCAGCGCAACCGCGAGAACTTCTGCTACCGGCATCCCGACCGGCAGAGCTTCGTGCTCTGCCAGCGCTGCCTGCGCACCATCTGCCCCGAGTGCCAGACGCCGGCCGCCGTCGGCGTGGTCTGCCCCGAGTGCCTGCGCGATCAGCAGAAGGCGCAGTCGCCCGCACAGCGCAAGGCCGAGCGCCAGTGGTCGCGTCCGCGCGCGGTGGCGGCGTCGTCGGGACGACCCATCGTGACGTACGCCCTCATCGGCATCACCGTCTTCGTGTACCTGCTGCAGCTCATCCCCGGGTTCGGCGACACCGTCACCCGCGCGCTGATGTTCACGCCGGCCTACCTCTACCCCGGCTGGTTCGGCGTCTTCGAGCCCTGGCGGCTGATCACCGTGCTCTTCGTCCACGATTCGAACGGCATCTGGCACGTCGCGCTCAACATGCTGGCGCTGTGGATGCTCGGACGCAGTCTCGAGCCGCTCCTCGGACGCGGCAGGTTCCTCACCCTCTATCTGCTGAGCGGTCTCGGCGGCTCCGTCGCGGTGGTCCTGCTGGGCTTCGACACCTTCGTCGTGGGTGCATCGGGTGCCATCTACGGATTGTTCGGTGCCCTGCTGATCATCGGGCGCCACATCGGTGCGAACATCACCGGCATCGCGGTGGTCCTGGGGATCAACCTGGTCATCACGTTCCTGCCGCTCCTGTACGGCGGCGGCGTGCGGGTGTCGTGGCAGGCGCACCTCGGCGGTCTGCTGGTCGGTCTGCTGGTGGCCTTCATCTTCACGCGCACGCGTGCGGTGCGACAGCGAAGGCTGCAGATCGGCTTGCTCGTCGCGGTCGGAGCCGGTCTGGTGGCGCTGCTGTTCGTGCCGGTACTGTTCCCTCCACTCATCCTCGGCTAG
- a CDS encoding cell division protein CrgA produces the protein MARPGKDDDSLVERAEGEAAPNPVWFKPIMIGLMLIGLVWILVFYLSGMAFPIPDIGAWNLVIGFGIAFIGFLMTTRWR, from the coding sequence ATGGCACGACCCGGCAAAGACGACGACTCGCTCGTCGAGCGCGCAGAAGGCGAAGCCGCACCCAATCCGGTGTGGTTCAAGCCGATCATGATCGGACTGATGCTCATCGGCCTGGTCTGGATCCTCGTCTTCTATCTGAGCGGCATGGCGTTCCCGATTCCCGACATCGGGGCGTGGAACCTGGTGATCGGCTTCGGAATCGCCTTCATCGGCTTCCTCATGACGACGCGCTGGCGATAG
- a CDS encoding gamma-glutamyl-gamma-aminobutyrate hydrolase family protein (Members of this family of hydrolases with an active site Cys residue belong to MEROPS family C26.), with product MSARASSSRILVVDNHDSFVHTLVGYLHELGAETDLVEADAIDDVAGAVEGRPGVLVSPGPGTPGDAGASIAVVRAAAAAGTPLLGVCLGHQAIGEAFGATVDHATELMHGMTSLVHHDGSPLYTGLPDPFTATRYHSLAIVPETLPAELEVTSRTASGVIMGVAHRTAPIVGVQFHPESVLTEGGHRLLGNWLASVGYTDAAARGATLSPRRDTEPTSRRLTARRDG from the coding sequence GTGAGCGCCCGAGCGTCTTCGTCGCGCATCCTCGTCGTCGACAACCACGACAGCTTCGTCCACACCCTGGTCGGGTACCTGCACGAGCTCGGCGCCGAGACGGATCTCGTCGAAGCCGACGCGATCGACGACGTGGCGGGGGCCGTCGAAGGTCGGCCGGGCGTGCTGGTCTCGCCCGGTCCGGGCACGCCGGGTGACGCAGGGGCGTCCATCGCCGTGGTCCGCGCGGCGGCGGCCGCCGGCACCCCCCTCCTCGGCGTCTGCCTCGGCCACCAGGCGATCGGCGAGGCGTTCGGTGCGACGGTCGATCACGCGACCGAGCTCATGCACGGCATGACGTCGCTCGTGCATCACGACGGGTCGCCGCTGTACACCGGGCTGCCCGACCCGTTCACCGCGACGCGCTACCACTCGCTCGCGATCGTCCCTGAGACACTTCCCGCCGAGCTCGAGGTCACCAGCCGCACGGCGAGCGGCGTCATCATGGGCGTCGCACACCGCACCGCACCGATCGTCGGCGTGCAGTTCCACCCCGAGAGCGTGCTCACCGAAGGCGGGCATCGGCTGCTGGGCAACTGGCTCGCCTCGGTGGGATACACGGATGCCGCGGCCCGCGGCGCGACACTGAGCCCGCGGCGCGACACTGAGCCCACGTCGCGACGCCTGACCGCGCGTCGGGACGGCTGA
- a CDS encoding DNA helicase, protein MSVSRKRKKELVKLQKQANQLWETQQVLVGEAASVAREASRQLGHFGREQVKPQVQAGYEKYAAPYVDKGKKVVSSTVIPAAGAVVGSALSVWDAANDTRAHLTGGRALPDKKTYAKKADKYAREATRALSARFDRAEPQKKGIGAGGVIAIILGVAAAVGVLYAAWQTLRADDELWVADDPLRAPDA, encoded by the coding sequence GTGAGCGTCAGCCGCAAGCGCAAGAAGGAACTCGTAAAGCTTCAGAAGCAGGCCAATCAGCTGTGGGAGACCCAGCAGGTTCTGGTGGGTGAGGCCGCGTCCGTCGCACGGGAGGCCAGTCGGCAGCTCGGACACTTCGGACGCGAGCAGGTCAAGCCGCAGGTGCAGGCAGGCTACGAGAAGTACGCAGCACCCTACGTCGACAAGGGCAAGAAGGTCGTGAGCAGCACGGTCATCCCGGCAGCCGGTGCCGTGGTCGGCTCCGCGCTCTCGGTGTGGGATGCCGCGAACGACACCCGCGCGCACCTCACCGGCGGTCGCGCACTGCCCGACAAGAAGACGTACGCCAAGAAGGCCGACAAGTACGCACGCGAGGCCACGCGAGCCCTCTCGGCTCGCTTCGACCGTGCCGAGCCCCAGAAGAAGGGCATCGGCGCCGGCGGCGTCATCGCCATCATCCTGGGTGTGGCCGCGGCGGTCGGCGTGCTCTACGCCGCGTGGCAGACGCTCCGCGCCGACGACGAGCTGTGGGTCGCCGACGACCCGCTGCGCGCGCCGGATGCCTGA
- the pknB gene encoding Stk1 family PASTA domain-containing Ser/Thr kinase translates to MTAEPRVLSGRYRIDEPIGRGGMASVYRGYDLTLGRQVAIKILDRELADDNAFRTRFRLEAQAASRMAHPTIVRVYDAGEDSLTSPDGTVRPVPFIVMELVKGRLLKDIISAGPVPVTDAVRYVDGILEALEYSHRAGVVHRDIKPGNVMVTDAGQVKVMDFGIARAVSDSSSTVAETTQILGTAAYFSPEQAKGEPVDARADVYSTGVVLYELLTGRQPFRGDSPVAVAYQHVSEAPVPPSEVNETVPRALDAVALRALAKDPFQRYQDAAGFREALDATVDGRQPSKRQVGALTSELYGPNPRQAAETARSLRQLSTDTTMKRTQAGPPVAWIWAGVALLAVLLISLLFWVLSIQPRDDLPTNVREVPDVSGMTYERANEALADADLRAIRVDEENTEVAAGNVIRTEPGEGTSVEVDQQISVYVSTGQQMSTVPPLGGLGQDVAISAITGAGLQLGTVTSQNDKDLAAGTVISSDPVDGASVAAGTMVNLVVASGRVAIDDVRGYTVDAATRELEDVGLIVTAQEDPNCPGADPRTVQSQSLTPGDVPVHSQITLTYCTGS, encoded by the coding sequence GTGACAGCTGAGCCGCGTGTGCTTTCGGGGCGCTATCGCATCGACGAGCCCATCGGCCGGGGAGGAATGGCGAGCGTCTACCGCGGATACGATCTGACGCTGGGCCGCCAGGTCGCGATCAAGATCCTCGACCGCGAACTGGCCGACGACAACGCGTTCCGCACCCGGTTCCGCCTCGAGGCGCAGGCCGCGTCGCGCATGGCGCACCCGACGATCGTGCGCGTCTACGACGCCGGCGAGGACTCCCTCACCTCGCCCGACGGCACGGTGCGCCCGGTGCCGTTCATCGTGATGGAGCTCGTGAAGGGGCGCCTGCTCAAGGACATCATCTCGGCCGGGCCGGTTCCCGTCACGGATGCCGTCCGCTATGTCGACGGCATCCTCGAGGCTCTCGAGTACTCGCACCGCGCCGGCGTCGTGCACCGCGACATCAAGCCGGGCAACGTGATGGTGACGGACGCCGGCCAGGTCAAGGTGATGGACTTCGGCATCGCGCGCGCGGTGTCCGACAGCTCGTCGACCGTCGCCGAGACGACGCAGATCCTCGGCACCGCGGCGTACTTCTCGCCGGAGCAGGCCAAGGGTGAGCCGGTCGACGCCCGCGCCGACGTGTACTCCACGGGCGTCGTGCTGTACGAGCTGCTCACCGGCCGCCAGCCGTTCCGTGGCGATTCGCCGGTCGCGGTGGCGTACCAGCACGTGAGCGAGGCTCCGGTGCCGCCGTCCGAGGTGAACGAGACGGTGCCCCGGGCGCTGGACGCGGTGGCGCTGCGCGCCCTCGCCAAGGATCCGTTCCAGCGCTACCAGGATGCCGCGGGCTTCCGCGAGGCGCTCGATGCGACCGTCGACGGCCGGCAGCCGTCCAAGCGGCAGGTGGGCGCCCTCACCAGCGAGCTGTACGGGCCCAACCCCCGACAGGCCGCCGAGACGGCGCGGTCGCTGCGCCAGCTCAGCACCGACACCACCATGAAGCGCACCCAGGCCGGCCCGCCCGTCGCCTGGATCTGGGCGGGCGTGGCACTGCTCGCGGTGCTCCTCATCTCGCTGCTGTTCTGGGTGCTCTCCATCCAGCCGCGCGACGATCTGCCCACGAATGTGCGCGAGGTGCCCGACGTGTCGGGCATGACCTACGAGCGGGCGAACGAGGCCCTGGCCGACGCTGACCTCCGGGCGATCCGCGTCGACGAGGAGAACACCGAGGTCGCCGCCGGCAATGTCATCCGCACCGAGCCGGGGGAGGGCACGTCGGTGGAGGTCGACCAGCAGATCAGCGTCTACGTGTCGACCGGGCAGCAGATGTCGACGGTGCCGCCACTGGGCGGCCTCGGACAGGATGTCGCGATCTCCGCGATCACCGGCGCCGGCCTGCAGCTCGGCACGGTGACGTCGCAGAACGACAAGGATCTCGCCGCCGGCACCGTGATCTCGAGCGACCCGGTCGACGGTGCCAGTGTCGCCGCCGGCACGATGGTGAACCTCGTCGTGGCGTCCGGCCGCGTGGCGATCGACGACGTGCGCGGCTACACCGTGGACGCCGCCACCCGCGAACTCGAGGATGTCGGACTCATCGTGACCGCACAGGAGGACCCGAACTGCCCCGGGGCCGACCCGCGGACCGTGCAGTCGCAGTCGCTCACCCCGGGCGACGTTCCGGTGCACTCGCAGATCACGCTGACCTACTGCACCGGGTCGTAG
- a CDS encoding peptidylprolyl isomerase, whose amino-acid sequence MPLHTAVATIHTNYGDIVVNLFGDHAPRTVQNFVGLSDGSQAWTHPATGKPGEGPLYKDVIFHRVISGFMIQGGDPLGQGVGGPGYNFNDEINGELTFTAPYKLAMANAGLRRNAITGQPEGTNGSQFFITVPGQGGRGPEWLQGKHSIFGEVADDASKAVVDTIAEVPTAAGDRPVEPVVIESIDIASV is encoded by the coding sequence ATGCCGCTTCACACCGCTGTCGCAACGATCCACACCAACTACGGCGACATCGTCGTCAACCTGTTCGGAGACCACGCCCCCCGCACCGTGCAGAACTTCGTCGGGCTCTCCGACGGTTCGCAGGCGTGGACGCACCCGGCGACCGGCAAGCCGGGCGAGGGCCCGCTGTACAAGGACGTCATCTTCCACCGCGTCATCTCGGGCTTCATGATCCAGGGCGGCGACCCGCTCGGCCAGGGCGTCGGCGGACCGGGCTACAACTTCAACGACGAGATCAACGGCGAACTCACCTTCACCGCGCCGTACAAGCTCGCCATGGCGAACGCGGGCCTGCGCCGCAACGCGATCACCGGCCAGCCCGAGGGCACCAACGGCTCGCAGTTCTTCATCACCGTCCCCGGCCAGGGCGGCCGCGGCCCGGAGTGGCTGCAGGGCAAGCACTCGATCTTCGGCGAGGTCGCCGACGACGCCTCGAAGGCCGTCGTCGACACCATCGCCGAGGTGCCGACGGCAGCCGGCGACCGCCCGGTCGAGCCGGTCGTCATCGAGTCGATCGACATCGCCTCGGTCTGA
- a CDS encoding serine/threonine-protein kinase produces MRPTQGVTFGGRYELDSRIAIGGMGEVWEATDHVIGRTVAIKILKDEYMGDPGFLERFRAEARHAALVNHEGIASVFDYGEEAGSAFLVMELVPGEALSTILERDTSLSTDKTLDIVAQTSAALQAAHAAGLVHRDIKPGNLLITPDGRVKITDFGIARIADQVPLTATGQVMGTVQYLSPEQASGHPASPATDIYSLGIVAYESLAGKRPFTGESQVAIAMAQINEQPAPLPATVATPVQNLVMAMIAKKPDERPASAAAVARAATALRRGDVAAAAAAVPAIAGLAAGDAATQLLVPGSDTAAATRVMPAPGEEGVEGEGEKKKRSPWTWPLIALIALLLLVLIGTIWAVVAANQNEPEPRTSTTTSAPSPTPTNTPTPTPTTANVVAGDYLGQDCATASAALDALGLGASCAEGNAAPDEASQGKVYDVSPTGNVQKGTVIELTTYAGQVPMPTPNSPTFQGAPATVEPNGQLTVMWDGYTCPSGTGSVSAYTFTVQNGTIANGPSFPQNARSAQVTAADAPGQTVIVTYNVTCSGGSAGSRTSGASGEATVLIQAAEPEPSPTPTP; encoded by the coding sequence ATGAGACCGACGCAGGGCGTGACCTTCGGCGGCCGATACGAACTCGATTCGCGCATAGCGATCGGCGGCATGGGCGAGGTCTGGGAAGCGACCGACCACGTCATCGGACGGACCGTCGCCATCAAGATCCTCAAAGACGAGTACATGGGAGACCCGGGATTCCTGGAGCGCTTCCGTGCGGAGGCCCGCCACGCGGCGCTCGTGAACCACGAGGGCATCGCGAGCGTGTTCGACTACGGCGAGGAGGCCGGCAGCGCGTTCCTCGTCATGGAGCTCGTGCCCGGTGAGGCGCTCTCGACCATCCTCGAGCGCGACACCTCTCTCTCGACCGACAAGACGCTCGACATCGTCGCGCAGACGTCCGCGGCGCTGCAGGCGGCCCACGCGGCCGGCCTCGTGCACCGCGACATCAAGCCGGGCAACCTGCTCATCACCCCCGACGGTCGCGTGAAGATCACCGACTTCGGCATCGCACGCATCGCCGACCAGGTCCCGCTGACCGCCACCGGTCAGGTGATGGGCACGGTGCAGTACCTGTCACCGGAGCAGGCCTCGGGGCACCCGGCATCCCCCGCTACCGACATCTACTCGCTCGGGATCGTGGCCTACGAGAGCCTCGCGGGCAAGCGCCCGTTCACGGGCGAGTCGCAGGTCGCGATCGCGATGGCGCAGATCAATGAGCAGCCCGCGCCGCTGCCCGCCACGGTCGCCACCCCGGTGCAGAACCTCGTGATGGCGATGATCGCGAAGAAGCCCGACGAGCGCCCGGCGTCCGCTGCCGCCGTCGCACGTGCCGCCACGGCACTGCGTCGCGGCGATGTCGCCGCGGCCGCCGCCGCCGTCCCGGCGATCGCCGGCCTCGCCGCGGGCGATGCGGCGACGCAGCTGCTCGTGCCGGGCTCCGACACGGCCGCCGCGACGCGCGTCATGCCGGCGCCGGGTGAAGAGGGCGTCGAAGGGGAGGGCGAGAAGAAGAAGCGCAGCCCCTGGACGTGGCCCCTGATCGCCCTCATCGCCCTGCTGCTGCTCGTGCTGATCGGCACGATCTGGGCGGTCGTCGCCGCGAACCAGAATGAGCCGGAGCCCCGGACGAGCACCACCACGAGTGCACCGTCCCCGACCCCGACCAACACGCCGACCCCGACGCCCACCACGGCGAACGTGGTCGCCGGGGACTACCTCGGGCAGGACTGCGCGACCGCATCCGCGGCGCTCGACGCGCTCGGTCTCGGCGCCAGCTGTGCCGAGGGCAACGCCGCGCCCGACGAGGCCAGCCAAGGCAAGGTCTACGACGTGAGCCCCACGGGCAACGTCCAGAAGGGCACCGTCATCGAGCTGACGACGTACGCCGGCCAGGTGCCGATGCCGACGCCCAACAGCCCGACCTTCCAGGGTGCGCCGGCCACCGTAGAGCCGAACGGCCAGCTCACCGTCATGTGGGACGGCTACACCTGTCCCTCGGGGACCGGTTCCGTGAGCGCCTACACCTTCACGGTGCAGAACGGCACGATCGCGAACGGCCCGAGCTTCCCGCAGAACGCCCGCTCCGCCCAGGTGACGGCCGCCGATGCGCCCGGTCAGACGGTCATCGTCACCTACAACGTGACGTGCAGCGGTGGCAGCGCCGGCAGTCGCACATCGGGTGCGTCCGGCGAGGCCACGGTGCTCATCCAAGCCGCCGAGCCCGAGCCGTCGCCGACGCCGACCCCGTGA